A single region of the Streptomyces sp. ITFR-16 genome encodes:
- a CDS encoding ATP/GTP-binding protein, whose translation MDNDGTYGGRGTRGAQPPDDRAGRPGGSVPRPAGPPPAGPPPFPPAVPPSVPRPPAAPPRAAGVPAATADWLNAPRPEPGPGVWRYGHVPRPDERPPRPSLVGPAATFALWLLLWLLLTERTVPYVSKPIEIITGPEWWSFGGLRKDAPALVVNSTTLYYQVLVFGLGFWAARIGGWAGVFRYFAGDGLGRARAVLTATAAVLMLWLVWTHRVPLADIVFPAVPTGLMQGGGNKYLALLVSLVLYALIATAIVWPFARIGRWATEFGPFTGRARGAAEHPARQPGTTPAPESTGPLRAHWPDLRAAGSTDAAEALTAAVHAGRMNDVDCVRLRHAWSTVRTRPDRIASFTETVLRKGPDAYLHPSGSRDVPRRTAEHDPLTGQVRVGDVADDPRNPYPRRGSGLALDPASLGTSLLAVGPPGSGKTDRVVRPVVESLALRALTGQAAVLAVGGAGAGLGPDDAYDVVVRIGDPSSVHDFDLYGGTTDPDEAAAALAEGLAGDIPGLDTRRAATALGQLLGPYRAVHGRFPAVPELRELLEGSPAALGALRRALEEAGHHAMLRELDARARQAGGAADPAAVLADRIAALDRPAFAGFFATGEGARPFSLRSLEQHPLRVRIDLPERVHAEASRVLARLVLAQFNAIAAARADRSLFVCLVLDDATGTLTAETVRGIRRLRSVNAGAVLALRTLDDVPEGLHTALLGAVGCAMAFPGVTTWDGKRFAEAWGKEWVEVREVAQHGVFADQPVTRALHALRKLATGKAVTTDAVTVRQVERERWSASGLAYELPAGHAVLSLTTVGGEHVPPLLVRLTG comes from the coding sequence ATGGACAACGACGGTACGTACGGCGGGCGGGGTACGCGGGGGGCGCAGCCGCCCGACGACCGTGCCGGCCGGCCGGGGGGCTCCGTACCGCGTCCGGCGGGCCCGCCGCCCGCCGGACCGCCCCCGTTCCCGCCCGCCGTGCCGCCGTCCGTCCCGAGGCCGCCGGCGGCTCCGCCCCGGGCGGCGGGTGTCCCCGCTGCCACGGCCGACTGGCTGAACGCGCCCCGCCCGGAACCCGGGCCCGGCGTGTGGCGGTACGGCCATGTGCCGAGGCCCGACGAGCGGCCGCCGCGCCCCTCGCTGGTGGGCCCGGCCGCGACGTTCGCCCTGTGGCTGCTGCTGTGGCTGCTGCTGACGGAGCGCACCGTCCCCTATGTGAGCAAGCCGATCGAGATCATCACCGGGCCCGAGTGGTGGTCCTTCGGCGGTCTGCGGAAGGACGCGCCCGCGCTGGTGGTCAACTCCACCACGCTCTACTACCAGGTCCTGGTCTTCGGCCTCGGCTTCTGGGCCGCCCGGATCGGCGGCTGGGCCGGGGTGTTCCGCTATTTCGCCGGAGACGGCCTCGGCCGGGCCAGGGCCGTTCTCACGGCGACCGCCGCGGTGCTCATGCTCTGGCTCGTCTGGACCCACCGGGTGCCGCTCGCGGACATCGTCTTTCCCGCCGTCCCCACCGGGCTGATGCAGGGCGGCGGCAACAAGTACCTGGCGCTGCTCGTCTCGCTCGTGCTCTACGCCCTGATCGCCACCGCGATCGTGTGGCCCTTCGCCAGAATCGGCCGGTGGGCGACGGAGTTCGGCCCCTTCACGGGCCGGGCCCGGGGCGCCGCCGAGCACCCGGCCCGGCAGCCCGGCACCACCCCCGCCCCCGAGTCCACCGGCCCCCTCAGGGCCCACTGGCCGGATCTGCGCGCTGCGGGCAGCACCGACGCCGCCGAGGCGCTCACCGCCGCCGTGCACGCCGGCCGGATGAACGACGTGGACTGCGTACGGCTGCGCCACGCGTGGTCCACCGTCCGGACCCGCCCCGACCGGATCGCGTCCTTCACCGAGACGGTGCTGCGCAAGGGCCCCGACGCCTATCTCCACCCCTCCGGCAGCCGGGACGTACCCCGGCGCACGGCCGAGCACGACCCGCTCACCGGCCAGGTCCGGGTCGGCGACGTCGCCGACGACCCGCGCAACCCCTACCCCCGCCGGGGCTCGGGCCTGGCTCTGGACCCCGCGTCCCTCGGCACCTCCCTGCTGGCCGTCGGGCCCCCGGGCTCCGGCAAGACGGACCGGGTGGTCCGGCCCGTCGTCGAGTCCCTCGCCCTGCGGGCCCTCACCGGCCAGGCCGCGGTGCTGGCCGTCGGGGGAGCAGGTGCCGGGCTCGGCCCGGACGACGCCTACGACGTCGTCGTCCGGATCGGCGACCCCTCCTCCGTGCACGACTTCGACCTGTACGGCGGCACCACGGACCCCGACGAGGCCGCCGCCGCCCTCGCGGAGGGCCTGGCCGGTGACATCCCCGGCCTGGACACCCGGCGCGCGGCCACCGCGCTGGGCCAGCTGCTCGGCCCCTACCGGGCCGTCCACGGCCGCTTCCCCGCCGTCCCCGAACTCCGCGAACTCCTGGAGGGCTCGCCCGCCGCACTGGGCGCCCTGCGCCGGGCGCTGGAGGAGGCAGGCCATCACGCGATGCTGCGTGAACTGGACGCCCGGGCCCGGCAGGCGGGCGGCGCGGCCGACCCCGCCGCCGTACTCGCCGACCGGATCGCCGCACTCGACCGGCCCGCCTTCGCCGGGTTCTTCGCCACCGGCGAGGGCGCCCGCCCGTTCTCGCTGCGCTCCCTGGAGCAGCACCCGCTGCGGGTGCGCATCGATCTGCCCGAGCGCGTGCACGCCGAGGCGTCCCGCGTGCTGGCGCGGCTCGTCCTGGCCCAGTTCAACGCGATCGCCGCCGCCCGCGCCGACCGCTCGCTCTTCGTCTGCCTGGTTCTGGACGACGCGACCGGGACCCTCACCGCCGAGACCGTCCGGGGCATCCGGCGGCTGCGCTCCGTCAACGCCGGGGCGGTCCTCGCCCTGCGGACGCTGGACGACGTCCCCGAGGGGCTGCACACCGCGCTGCTCGGCGCGGTCGGCTGCGCCATGGCCTTCCCCGGGGTCACCACCTGGGACGGCAAGCGCTTCGCCGAGGCGTGGGGCAAGGAGTGGGTGGAGGTCCGGGAGGTCGCCCAGCACGGCGTCTTCGCCGACCAGCCCGTCACCCGCGCCCTGCACGCGCTGCGGAAGCTGGCCACCGGCAAGGCCGTGACCACGGACGCGGTGACCGTGCGCCAGGTCGAGCGGGAGCGCTGGTCCGCCTCCGGACTCGCGTACGAACTGCCGGCGGGGCACGCGGTGCTCTCGCTGACCACGGTCGGCGGTGAACACGTACCGCCGCTCCTGGTGCGGCTGACGGGCTGA
- a CDS encoding PucR family transcriptional regulator produces the protein MPPTLASLVQHSALKLTVRAGADRLGTPVRWAHASELTDPVPYMEGGELLLVTATNLDADNPEAMGRYVRRLAAAGVAGLGFAVGVNYDDVPQPLIGAAEEAGLPLLEVPRRTPFLAIAKAVSSEIAADQYRAVTAGFEAQRELTRAALAGDGPADLLARLAAQVDGWAALYDASGAVVAAAPDWAARRAARLTPDVERLRERPAPASVVVGDTDDRVELQSLGTGRRVRGALAVGTGAALGTAERYAVHSAVALLTLTTARSRSLQGAEQRLGAAVLRMLLASQPDHARAVAGDLYGGLLDAPFRLLIAEAPESSSTAQLAEAMETAAARSGETLLMVPEGERLVVLAADGGAAVAACAAYAEAQEDRPPRDPAAEDTEVVVGLSAPAGPIAVSAAYKQAEQALSVARRRGRALVEHEELAAGSVLPLLADDAVRAFADGMLRALYEHDAKGRGDLVASLRAWLSHHGQWDAAAADLGVHRHTLRYRMRRVEEILGRSLDDPDARMELWLALKVTHPPTAP, from the coding sequence ATGCCCCCCACCCTCGCCTCGCTCGTCCAGCACTCGGCGCTCAAACTCACGGTGCGTGCGGGGGCGGACCGGCTCGGTACGCCCGTGCGCTGGGCGCACGCCAGTGAGTTGACCGATCCCGTTCCGTACATGGAGGGCGGTGAGCTGCTGCTGGTCACCGCGACCAATCTCGACGCCGACAACCCCGAGGCCATGGGGCGGTACGTGCGGCGGCTGGCCGCAGCCGGGGTGGCCGGGCTGGGGTTCGCCGTCGGGGTCAACTACGACGACGTGCCGCAGCCCCTGATCGGCGCCGCCGAGGAGGCCGGGCTGCCCCTGCTCGAGGTGCCGCGCCGCACCCCGTTCCTCGCCATCGCCAAGGCCGTGTCCTCGGAGATCGCCGCCGACCAGTACCGGGCCGTCACCGCCGGCTTCGAGGCGCAGCGCGAGCTCACCCGGGCCGCGCTCGCCGGGGACGGGCCCGCCGATCTGCTCGCCCGGCTCGCCGCGCAGGTCGACGGCTGGGCCGCGCTGTACGACGCCTCCGGGGCCGTCGTGGCCGCCGCCCCCGACTGGGCCGCCCGCCGCGCCGCCCGGCTCACCCCCGACGTGGAGCGGCTGCGCGAGCGGCCGGCGCCGGCCAGCGTCGTCGTCGGCGACACCGACGACCGGGTCGAGCTCCAGTCCCTGGGCACCGGCCGCCGCGTCCGCGGCGCCCTCGCCGTCGGCACCGGGGCCGCGCTCGGCACGGCGGAGCGGTACGCGGTGCACTCGGCCGTCGCCCTGCTCACCCTCACCACGGCCCGCTCCCGCTCGCTCCAGGGCGCCGAACAGCGCCTGGGCGCGGCCGTCCTGCGCATGCTCCTGGCCAGCCAGCCCGACCACGCCCGGGCCGTCGCCGGAGACCTCTACGGCGGGCTGCTCGACGCCCCCTTCCGGCTGCTCATCGCCGAGGCCCCGGAGTCCTCGTCCACCGCACAGCTCGCCGAGGCCATGGAGACCGCGGCCGCCCGGTCCGGCGAGACCCTGCTGATGGTCCCCGAGGGCGAACGGCTGGTCGTGCTGGCCGCCGACGGGGGAGCCGCCGTCGCCGCCTGCGCGGCCTACGCCGAGGCCCAGGAGGACCGCCCGCCGCGCGACCCGGCGGCGGAGGACACCGAGGTCGTCGTCGGGCTCTCCGCCCCCGCGGGCCCGATCGCCGTCTCGGCCGCGTACAAACAGGCCGAGCAGGCCCTCTCGGTGGCCCGCCGCCGGGGCAGGGCCCTGGTCGAGCACGAGGAGCTGGCCGCCGGTTCGGTGCTGCCGCTGCTCGCCGACGACGCCGTACGGGCCTTCGCCGACGGCATGCTCCGCGCCCTGTACGAGCACGATGCCAAGGGCCGGGGCGACCTGGTCGCCTCCCTGCGCGCCTGGCTCTCGCACCACGGCCAGTGGGACGCGGCGGCGGCCGACCTGGGCGTCCACCGGCACACCCTGCGCTACCGGATGCGCCGGGTGGAGGAGATCCTCGGCCGCTCGCTGGACGACCCGGACGCCCGGATGGAGCTCTGGCTCGCCCTCAAGGTCACTCACCCCCCGACGGCCCCGTAG
- a CDS encoding nucleotidyltransferase domain-containing protein, with protein sequence MISAADVLSVLALLREAGADVVIAGGWGIDALLGEETRVHGDLDLLHREEQEPAAVAALTAAGWTETLDWRPVRFVLSHPSGPDIDLHPLRFAPDGSAVQSSPDPQEPFHYPAECFVTGTIGGTPVRCLSAQRQIDFHQGYEPRPQDLHDMAQLRRAFGVTTHF encoded by the coding sequence ATGATCTCCGCCGCCGACGTGCTGTCCGTCCTCGCGCTGCTCCGCGAGGCCGGAGCGGACGTCGTGATCGCGGGCGGCTGGGGCATCGACGCCCTGCTCGGCGAGGAGACCCGTGTCCACGGGGACCTCGACCTGCTGCACCGCGAGGAGCAGGAACCGGCCGCGGTCGCGGCGCTGACGGCGGCAGGCTGGACCGAGACCCTGGACTGGCGCCCGGTGCGCTTCGTCCTCAGCCACCCGTCGGGGCCCGACATCGACCTGCATCCGCTGCGGTTCGCCCCCGACGGCTCGGCGGTCCAGTCGTCGCCCGACCCGCAGGAGCCGTTCCACTACCCGGCGGAGTGCTTCGTCACCGGCACCATCGGCGGCACGCCCGTACGCTGCCTCTCGGCCCAGCGGCAGATCGACTTCCACCAGGGGTACGAGCCCCGCCCGCAGGACCTGCACGACATGGCGCAGCTCCGCCGGGCGTTCGGCGTGACCACGCACTTCTGA
- a CDS encoding aldehyde dehydrogenase family protein, with protein sequence MTSTHAFWLAGREATGEESFDVTNSWDGRLVGTVSVPTEAQVEEAVAAAHAVREEFAATPAHVRAAALDHVARRLTERTEEIAQLISAENGKPVKWARGEVGRAVSVFRFASEEARRFNSGDAQRLDTDAGGTGRLGLTRRFPRGTVLGIAPFNFPLNLSAHKVAPAIAVGVPIILKPAPATPISSLVLGELLAETDLPAGSWSVLTVPNDRMPALVQDERLPVISFTGSAQVGYSIMDSVPRKHCTLELGGNGAAVVLGDWASDEDLDWAATRIATFSNYQGGQSCISVQRVIVDAAVHDRLLPKIVAAVEAQVTGDPSDAAADVGPLVDEAAARRVESWVDEAVAAGAQLLAGGKRDGSTYAPTVLAALPDGVTLATEEVFGPVLSVQKVDGEAEAFAAVNSSKYGLQAGVFTHDLQTAFRAHRALEVGGVIIGDVPSYRADQMPYGGAKQSGVGREGVRYAMDDYTYERVLVLTGLAL encoded by the coding sequence ATGACCTCCACCCACGCCTTCTGGCTGGCCGGCCGCGAGGCCACCGGCGAGGAAAGCTTCGACGTCACCAACTCCTGGGACGGGCGCCTCGTCGGCACCGTCAGCGTGCCGACCGAGGCCCAGGTCGAGGAGGCCGTCGCCGCCGCGCACGCCGTGCGCGAGGAGTTCGCCGCGACCCCGGCCCATGTCCGCGCCGCCGCCCTCGACCACGTGGCCCGCCGCCTGACCGAGCGCACCGAGGAGATCGCCCAGCTGATCTCCGCCGAGAACGGCAAGCCGGTCAAGTGGGCGCGCGGCGAGGTCGGCCGGGCCGTCTCCGTGTTCCGCTTCGCCTCCGAGGAGGCCCGCCGCTTCAACAGCGGCGACGCCCAGCGCCTGGACACCGACGCCGGCGGCACCGGCCGCCTCGGCCTGACCCGCCGCTTCCCGCGCGGCACCGTCCTCGGCATCGCGCCCTTCAACTTCCCGCTGAACCTCAGCGCCCACAAGGTCGCCCCGGCCATCGCCGTCGGCGTCCCGATCATCCTCAAGCCGGCCCCCGCCACCCCGATCTCCTCGCTGGTCCTGGGCGAGCTGCTGGCCGAGACCGACCTGCCGGCCGGCTCCTGGTCGGTACTGACGGTCCCCAACGACCGCATGCCCGCCCTCGTCCAGGACGAGCGGCTGCCCGTCATCTCCTTCACCGGCTCCGCCCAGGTCGGCTACTCGATCATGGACTCGGTGCCCCGCAAGCACTGCACCCTGGAGCTGGGCGGCAACGGCGCGGCCGTCGTCCTCGGCGACTGGGCCTCCGATGAGGACCTCGACTGGGCCGCGACCCGCATCGCGACCTTCTCCAACTACCAGGGCGGCCAGTCCTGCATCTCGGTCCAGCGCGTCATCGTGGACGCCGCCGTCCACGACCGGCTGCTCCCGAAGATCGTCGCCGCCGTCGAGGCCCAGGTCACCGGCGACCCGTCCGACGCCGCCGCCGACGTCGGCCCGCTGGTCGACGAGGCCGCGGCGCGGCGCGTCGAGTCCTGGGTCGACGAGGCCGTCGCGGCCGGCGCCCAGCTCCTGGCCGGCGGCAAGCGCGACGGCTCGACGTACGCGCCGACCGTCCTCGCCGCACTCCCCGACGGCGTCACCCTGGCCACCGAGGAGGTCTTCGGCCCGGTCCTCTCGGTGCAGAAGGTCGACGGCGAGGCCGAGGCGTTCGCCGCCGTCAACTCCTCGAAGTACGGCCTCCAGGCAGGCGTGTTCACCCACGACCTGCAGACCGCGTTCCGCGCCCACCGCGCGCTGGAGGTCGGCGGCGTGATCATCGGCGACGTCCCCTCGTACCGCGCCGACCAGATGCCGTACGGCGGCGCCAAGCAGTCCGGCGTCGGCCGCGAGGGCGTCCGCTACGCGATGGACGACTACACCTACGAGCGGGTCCTGGTCCTCACCGGCCTCGCGCTCTAG
- the aroA gene encoding 3-phosphoshikimate 1-carboxyvinyltransferase — MTVIHVPGSKSVTARALFLAAAANGDSTLVRPLSSDDTEGFAAGLTALGYRVAREPDRWHLTGRPSGPAAPEADVYCRDGATTARFLPTLAAAGARGSYRFDASAQMRRRPLAPLTEALRTLGVDLRHEEAEGHHPLRIEAAGIKGGELTLDAGQSSQYLTALLMLGPLTETGLRITVTDLVSAPYIEITLAMMRSFGAEVTRGGPGDAVFTVAPGGYRATEYAVEPDASTAGYFFAAAALTGREVTVPGLGRDALQGDLRFVDVLGRMGARVDMTAGSTTVRSTGELRGLTVNMRDISDTMPTLAALAPFASGPVRIEDVGNTRVKECDRLEACAQNLRRMGITVTTGPDWIEIRPGTPKPVEIETHGDHRIVMSFAVTGLRTPGITFDDPGCVRKTFPEFHEEFAAFAGLPDGRTGAGTGR, encoded by the coding sequence GTGACCGTCATCCATGTCCCCGGTTCCAAGTCCGTCACCGCGCGCGCCCTCTTCCTGGCCGCCGCCGCGAACGGCGACAGCACGCTCGTACGCCCCCTGAGCTCGGACGACACCGAGGGCTTCGCCGCCGGTCTCACCGCACTCGGCTACCGGGTGGCGCGGGAGCCGGACCGCTGGCACCTCACCGGGCGCCCGTCCGGGCCCGCCGCCCCCGAGGCCGACGTCTACTGCCGCGACGGGGCCACCACCGCCCGGTTCCTGCCCACCCTCGCGGCGGCCGGCGCCCGCGGCAGCTACCGCTTCGACGCCTCCGCGCAGATGCGCCGCCGCCCCCTCGCCCCGCTCACCGAGGCCCTGCGCACGCTCGGCGTCGACCTGCGCCACGAGGAGGCCGAGGGCCACCACCCGCTGCGCATCGAGGCCGCCGGCATCAAGGGCGGCGAGCTGACCCTGGACGCCGGGCAGTCCAGCCAGTACCTCACCGCGCTGCTGATGCTCGGACCGCTGACGGAGACCGGGCTGCGGATCACGGTCACCGACCTGGTCTCGGCGCCCTACATCGAGATCACCCTCGCCATGATGCGGAGCTTCGGCGCCGAGGTCACCCGGGGCGGCCCCGGCGACGCCGTCTTCACGGTGGCGCCCGGCGGCTACCGGGCCACGGAGTACGCCGTCGAACCCGACGCCTCCACGGCCGGCTACTTCTTCGCGGCGGCGGCCCTCACCGGCCGCGAGGTCACCGTCCCCGGGCTCGGCCGCGACGCCCTCCAGGGCGACCTGCGGTTCGTCGACGTCCTCGGCCGCATGGGCGCGCGGGTGGACATGACGGCCGGCTCCACCACTGTCCGCTCCACCGGTGAACTGCGCGGCCTGACCGTCAACATGCGCGACATCTCCGACACCATGCCGACCCTGGCCGCCCTCGCGCCCTTCGCCTCGGGGCCCGTACGCATCGAGGACGTCGGCAACACCCGGGTCAAGGAGTGCGACCGGCTGGAGGCGTGCGCGCAGAACCTGCGGCGCATGGGCATCACGGTCACCACCGGACCCGACTGGATCGAGATCCGGCCGGGCACCCCGAAGCCGGTGGAGATCGAGACCCACGGCGACCACCGCATCGTGATGTCGTTCGCCGTCACCGGCCTGCGCACCCCCGGCATCACCTTCGACGACCCCGGCTGCGTACGGAAGACCTTCCCCGAGTTCCACGAGGAGTTCGCCGCCTTCGCCGGTCTCCCCGACGGCCGGACCGGGGCCGGTACGGGGCGATAG
- a CDS encoding acyl-CoA dehydrogenase family protein, with translation MSAPSAQQHTPKVSEREARQVAEDAREQDWHKPSFAKELFLGRFRLDLIHPHPLPAGEDVRRGEEFLSRLREFCETRIDGAAIEREARIPDDVVDGLKQLGALGMKIDVKYGGLGLTQVYYNRALALVGSASPAIGALLSAHQSIGVPQPLKVFGSQEQKDAFLPRLARTDISAFLLTEPDVGSDPARLATSAVPDGDDYVLDGVKLWTTNGVVADLLVVMARVPKSEGHKGGITAFVVEADAPGITVENRNAFMGLRGIENGVTRFHQVRVPAANRIGPEGAGLKIALTTLNTGRLSLPAMCVGSGKWCLKIAREWSAVREQWGRPVARHEAVGAKISFIAATTFALEAVVDLASQMADENRNDIRIEAALAKLYGSEMGCLIADELVQIRGGRGFETADSLAARGERAVPAEQMLRDMRINRIFEGSTEIMHLLIAREAVDAHLKVAGDIIDPDKPLSAKAKAGANAAGFYAKWLPGLVTGPGQLPRTYAEFHPAGHTDLATHLRYVERASRKLARSTFYAMSRWQGRMETKQGFLGRIVDIGAELFAMSAACVRAELLRSEGDHGREAYQLADAFCRQSRIRAEELFTRLWSNTDDLDRRVVDGVLSGTYTWLEEGVVDPSGDGPWIADATPGPSARDNVHRPIRRT, from the coding sequence ATGTCCGCACCATCCGCACAACAGCACACGCCCAAGGTCTCCGAGCGCGAAGCGCGCCAGGTGGCCGAGGACGCGCGTGAGCAGGACTGGCACAAACCCAGTTTCGCCAAGGAACTGTTCCTCGGCCGCTTCCGCCTCGACCTGATCCACCCGCACCCGCTGCCCGCCGGCGAGGACGTCCGGCGCGGCGAGGAGTTCCTCTCCCGGCTGCGGGAGTTCTGCGAGACGAGGATCGACGGCGCGGCGATCGAGCGCGAGGCCCGGATCCCCGACGACGTGGTCGACGGGCTCAAGCAACTCGGCGCGCTCGGCATGAAGATCGACGTCAAGTACGGCGGTCTCGGGCTGACCCAGGTCTACTACAACCGGGCCCTCGCCCTCGTCGGCTCCGCCAGCCCGGCGATCGGCGCCCTGCTCTCCGCGCACCAGTCCATCGGCGTCCCCCAGCCGCTGAAGGTCTTCGGCAGCCAGGAGCAGAAGGACGCCTTCCTGCCCCGGCTGGCCCGTACCGACATCTCGGCGTTCCTCCTGACCGAGCCGGACGTCGGCTCCGACCCGGCCCGGCTGGCCACCTCCGCCGTCCCGGACGGGGACGACTACGTCCTGGACGGGGTGAAGCTCTGGACGACCAACGGGGTCGTCGCCGATCTGCTCGTCGTCATGGCCCGGGTCCCCAAGTCCGAAGGGCACAAGGGCGGCATCACCGCGTTCGTCGTCGAGGCCGACGCCCCGGGCATCACCGTGGAGAACCGCAACGCCTTCATGGGCCTGCGCGGCATCGAGAACGGCGTCACCCGCTTCCACCAGGTGCGCGTCCCCGCCGCCAACCGCATCGGCCCCGAGGGCGCCGGACTCAAGATCGCGCTCACCACCCTCAACACGGGCCGGCTCTCCCTGCCCGCCATGTGCGTCGGCTCCGGCAAGTGGTGCCTGAAGATCGCCCGCGAGTGGTCGGCCGTCCGTGAGCAGTGGGGCCGCCCGGTCGCCCGGCACGAAGCCGTCGGCGCCAAGATCTCCTTCATCGCGGCGACCACCTTCGCCCTCGAAGCCGTGGTGGACCTCGCCTCGCAGATGGCGGACGAGAACCGCAACGACATCCGGATCGAGGCGGCGCTCGCCAAGCTGTACGGCTCCGAGATGGGCTGCCTGATCGCCGACGAACTCGTCCAGATCCGGGGCGGCCGCGGCTTCGAGACCGCCGACTCCCTCGCCGCCCGCGGCGAACGGGCCGTGCCCGCCGAGCAGATGCTCCGCGACATGCGGATCAACCGGATCTTCGAGGGCTCGACGGAGATCATGCACCTGCTGATCGCGCGCGAGGCGGTCGATGCCCATCTGAAGGTCGCGGGCGACATCATCGACCCCGACAAGCCGCTCTCCGCCAAGGCGAAGGCGGGCGCCAACGCGGCCGGCTTCTACGCCAAGTGGCTGCCGGGGCTCGTCACCGGACCCGGACAGCTCCCGCGCACGTACGCCGAGTTCCACCCGGCCGGGCACACGGATCTGGCCACGCATCTGCGCTACGTCGAACGCGCCTCGCGCAAACTGGCCCGCTCCACCTTCTACGCCATGTCGCGCTGGCAGGGCCGGATGGAGACCAAGCAGGGCTTCCTCGGCCGGATCGTCGACATCGGCGCGGAGCTCTTCGCGATGAGCGCGGCCTGCGTCCGGGCCGAACTCCTGCGCTCGGAGGGCGACCACGGCCGCGAGGCGTACCAACTGGCCGACGCCTTCTGCCGGCAGTCCCGCATCCGGGCCGAGGAACTCTTCACCCGGCTCTGGTCCAACACCGACGACCTCGACCGGCGCGTCGTCGACGGCGTCCTGTCCGGCACGTACACCTGGCTGGAGGAGGGCGTCGTCGACCCGAGCGGCGACGGCCCGTGGATCGCCGACGCCACCCCCGGCCCCTCCGCCCGGGACAACGTCCACCGTCCCATCCGCCGAACCTGA
- the gabT gene encoding 4-aminobutyrate--2-oxoglutarate transaminase: protein MTAIPQERRVLTAIPGPKSVELQARRLAAVAAGVGSTLPVFTARAGGGIIEDVDGNRLIDFGSGIAVTSVGASAEAVVRRASAQLADFTHTCFMVTPYEGYVEVCEQLAELTPGDHAKKSALFNSGAEAVENAVKIARAYTKRTAVVVFDHGYHGRTNLTMALTAKNMPYKQGFGPFAPEVYRVPVAYGYRWPTGAENAGAEASAQAIDEITKQIGADNVAAIIIEPVLGEGGFIEPAKGFLPAIAQFAKDNGIVFVADEIQSGFCRTGQWFACEDEGIVPDLITTAKGIAGGLPLSAVTGRAEIMDAAHAGGLGGTYGGNPVACAGALGAIETMRELDLNAKARRIEEVMKGRLAEMRAKLPNGGIIGDIRGRGAMIAIELVKPGTKDPYPEAAGALAKACHAEGVLVLTCGTYGNVLRFLPPLVIGEDLLDEGLDVIERAFASV, encoded by the coding sequence ATGACCGCTATTCCGCAGGAGCGCCGCGTCCTCACCGCCATTCCCGGCCCGAAGTCGGTGGAGCTGCAGGCCCGCCGGCTGGCGGCGGTCGCCGCTGGTGTGGGCTCCACGCTGCCGGTGTTCACCGCCCGTGCCGGTGGCGGGATCATCGAGGACGTGGACGGCAACCGGCTGATCGACTTCGGCTCCGGGATCGCCGTGACCTCGGTCGGCGCCTCCGCCGAGGCGGTCGTGCGCCGGGCGTCCGCCCAGCTCGCGGACTTCACCCACACCTGTTTCATGGTCACGCCGTACGAGGGGTACGTCGAGGTCTGCGAGCAGCTCGCCGAGCTGACGCCGGGCGACCACGCCAAGAAGTCCGCGCTGTTCAACTCGGGCGCCGAGGCGGTCGAGAACGCGGTGAAGATCGCCCGCGCCTACACCAAGCGCACCGCCGTCGTCGTCTTCGACCACGGCTACCACGGCCGGACCAACCTCACGATGGCGCTGACGGCGAAGAACATGCCGTACAAGCAGGGCTTCGGCCCGTTCGCGCCCGAGGTCTACCGGGTGCCGGTGGCGTACGGCTACCGCTGGCCGACCGGTGCGGAGAACGCCGGCGCCGAGGCGTCCGCGCAGGCCATCGACGAGATCACCAAGCAGATCGGCGCGGACAACGTCGCCGCGATCATCATCGAGCCGGTGCTCGGCGAGGGCGGCTTCATCGAGCCGGCCAAGGGCTTCCTCCCGGCGATCGCGCAGTTCGCCAAGGACAACGGCATCGTCTTCGTCGCGGACGAGATCCAGTCCGGCTTCTGCCGCACCGGCCAGTGGTTCGCCTGCGAGGACGAGGGCATCGTCCCGGACCTGATCACCACCGCCAAGGGCATCGCGGGCGGTCTGCCGCTGTCCGCCGTGACCGGCCGCGCCGAGATCATGGACGCGGCGCACGCGGGCGGCCTCGGCGGCACGTACGGCGGCAACCCGGTCGCCTGCGCGGGCGCGCTCGGCGCCATCGAGACCATGCGCGAGCTTGACCTGAACGCGAAGGCCAGGCGCATCGAGGAGGTCATGAAGGGCCGCCTCGCCGAGATGCGGGCCAAGCTGCCGAACGGCGGCATCATCGGCGACATCCGCGGCCGCGGCGCCATGATCGCGATCGAGCTGGTGAAGCCGGGCACCAAGGACCCGTACCCGGAGGCGGCCGGCGCGCTCGCGAAGGCCTGCCACGCCGAGGGCGTCCTCGTCCTCACCTGCGGCACGTACGGCAACGTGCTGCGCTTCCTGCCGCCGCTGGTGATCGGCGAGGACCTGCTCGACGAGGGCCTCGACGTGATCGAGCGGGCTTTCGCCTCGGTCTGA